The following coding sequences lie in one Sorex araneus isolate mSorAra2 chromosome 4, mSorAra2.pri, whole genome shotgun sequence genomic window:
- the PLD6 gene encoding mitochondrial cardiolipin hydrolase, with product MRRLSWPVGAGLALGLALALEALPALLRWLQGGRRRRRRREVLFFPSQVTCTEALLQAPGTAPPAAPAGPAAGCPCSLPHCESSLSRLLQALLEARVTLELCLFAFSSPQLGRAVQLLHQRGVRVRVITDCDYMALNGSQIGLLRRAGIQVRHDQDLGYMHHKFAIVDKKLLITGSLNWTTQAIQNNRENVLIMEDEEYVKLFLEEFERIWDEFNPTKYTFFPQKRSQ from the exons ATGAGGCGGTTGAGCTGGCCGGTGGGCGCGGGCCTGGCGCTGGGCCTGGCGCTGGCCCTGGAGGCGCTGCCGGCCTTGCTGCGCTGGCTgcagggcgggcggcggcggcggcggcggcgcgaggTGCTCTTCTTCCCGTCTCAGGTGACGTGCACCGAAGCCCTGCTGCAGGCCCCGGGGACGGCACCCCCCGCGGCGCCGGCCGGGCCCGCCGCGGGctgcccctgcagcctgccccACTGCGAGAGTTCGCTGAGCCGCCTGCTGCAGGCGCTGCTGGAGGCCAGGGTCACCCTGGAGCTCTGCCTCTTCGCCTTTTCCAGCCCGCAGCTGGGCCGCGCCGTGCAGCTGCTGCACCAGCGCGGGGTGCGCGTGCGCGTCATCACGGACTGCGACTACATGGCGCTCAACGGCTCGCAGATCGGCCTGCTCCGCAGGGCGG GTATCCAGGTTCGCCATGACCAGGACCTCGGCTACATGCACCACAAGTTCGCCATAGTGGACAAGAAGCTGCTGATCACCGGCTCCCTCAACTGGACCACACAGGCCATTCAGAACAACAGAGAAAATGTTTTGATTATGGAAGATGAAGAATATGTGAAGCTTTTCCTGGAAGAATTCGAGCGTATCTGGGATGAGTTTAACCCCACAAAGTATACTTTCTTCCCACAGAAGAGAAGCCAGTGA